Proteins encoded in a region of the uncultured Erythrobacter sp. genome:
- a CDS encoding LysE family translocator, with amino-acid sequence MELTTFTIFAITTLVVVFTPGPAAITVTAQGSDNGFARAQFGIMGIASANVIYFALSATGIAALIIASNWLFTIIKWAGVGYLAYLGVSALLSKAGVLRVERGEPEKRTTMFAKGFVVEFANPKALLYFAAILPQFLDATAPIAPQILIMGLTTLVLDIVVYSVYAALGQTIARSGVKPWVLKSLNRVAGVALLVAAFRIARVSN; translated from the coding sequence ATGGAACTCACCACATTCACGATATTCGCGATCACAACTCTGGTCGTGGTCTTCACACCCGGCCCGGCAGCGATCACCGTTACCGCGCAAGGGTCGGACAATGGGTTCGCCCGCGCTCAATTCGGAATCATGGGCATTGCCAGCGCGAATGTGATCTACTTTGCCCTGTCGGCGACCGGGATCGCAGCGCTTATCATCGCTTCCAACTGGCTGTTTACGATCATCAAATGGGCCGGTGTCGGCTATCTTGCCTATCTCGGTGTGTCGGCTTTGCTGAGCAAAGCGGGCGTGCTGCGGGTCGAGAGGGGTGAGCCGGAGAAACGCACAACGATGTTTGCGAAAGGCTTCGTCGTCGAGTTCGCCAACCCCAAGGCGCTCCTCTATTTCGCTGCGATCCTGCCGCAGTTCCTCGACGCAACCGCACCCATCGCGCCGCAGATCCTGATCATGGGGCTGACGACGCTGGTGCTCGATATCGTGGTCTATTCGGTTTACGCAGCATTGGGCCAGACGATTGCCCGCAGCGGCGTGAAACCGTGGGTACTCAAGTCGCTAAATCGGGTAGCGGGCGTAGCGCTGCTGGTCGCGGCCTTCCGGATCGCGCGGGTGAGCAATTGA
- a CDS encoding Lrp/AsnC family transcriptional regulator, which yields MLGNRAGTTSMMPVKQDFVRPTQLSNRERYIFDLDHKDRALLKALKANSRASLVSLARDIDLSRSATHDRIAKLEEIGAIKGYTVRLHREALPEVRAFFTLQFETSAAQSEQVLVIKELPNVEAVYCLSGDIDALVYCEAETVSELSDLRDQLARHDGVTAISTRQILATSQD from the coding sequence ATGCTGGGCAATCGGGCTGGGACTACCAGCATGATGCCGGTGAAACAGGATTTTGTCCGGCCAACGCAACTGTCGAACCGGGAGAGATACATCTTCGATCTGGACCACAAAGACCGCGCTCTGCTGAAAGCGCTAAAGGCAAATTCGCGTGCGAGCCTCGTCTCGCTCGCCCGGGATATCGACCTGTCGCGCAGCGCCACGCATGATCGCATTGCCAAGCTTGAAGAGATCGGCGCTATCAAGGGCTATACGGTCAGGCTCCACCGTGAAGCCCTGCCCGAGGTTCGTGCCTTTTTTACGCTACAGTTTGAAACAAGCGCCGCCCAATCGGAGCAAGTGCTCGTCATCAAAGAGCTGCCAAACGTTGAAGCAGTTTATTGCCTCTCAGGCGACATCGACGCGCTTGTCTATTGCGAAGCCGAGACCGTGTCCGAGCTGTCCGACCTGCGTGATCAGTTGGCGCGGCATGACGGTGTGACAGCCATCAGCACGCGCCAGATACTGGCCACGTCGCAGGATTGA
- a CDS encoding nitronate monooxygenase family protein — protein sequence MKTAITEMFGIQHPIIQGGMHYVGFAEMAAAVSNAGGLGIITGLTQGTPEKLANEIARCHDMTDKPFGVNLTILPTLTPPDYPGLLKAVIDGGVKVVETAGRNPVELLGPLKDAGIKVIHKCTSVRHSLKAQDIGCDAVSVDGFECGGHPGEDDIPNFILLPRAADELEIPFVSSGGMADGRSLVASLAMGAQGMNMGTRFIATKEAPVHENVKKAIVEASELDTRLVMRPLRNTERVLANDAVERLLEKEKELGDAITIQDILPEVAGVYPSIMMEGEMDKGAWSCGMVAGLINDIPTCQELIDGIMSEADAILARMNGMARESVTA from the coding sequence ATGAAAACCGCCATCACCGAAATGTTCGGCATCCAGCACCCGATTATCCAGGGCGGCATGCACTATGTCGGCTTTGCCGAGATGGCAGCGGCGGTTTCCAATGCTGGGGGCCTCGGAATCATCACCGGTCTGACCCAGGGTACTCCCGAGAAACTCGCTAATGAGATTGCCCGCTGCCACGACATGACCGACAAGCCGTTCGGCGTGAACCTTACGATCCTGCCAACACTGACCCCGCCTGATTATCCGGGGCTGCTCAAGGCTGTGATCGATGGCGGCGTGAAGGTGGTGGAGACCGCCGGACGCAACCCGGTGGAGCTGCTCGGCCCGCTGAAGGATGCCGGGATCAAGGTGATCCACAAATGCACCAGCGTGCGGCACTCGCTCAAGGCGCAGGATATTGGCTGCGACGCAGTAAGCGTCGATGGTTTCGAGTGCGGCGGTCACCCGGGCGAAGACGATATTCCCAACTTCATCCTGCTGCCCCGCGCTGCCGATGAGCTGGAGATTCCGTTCGTATCCTCGGGCGGCATGGCCGATGGCCGCTCGCTCGTCGCCAGTCTCGCCATGGGGGCGCAGGGCATGAACATGGGCACGCGCTTCATCGCCACGAAGGAAGCACCGGTGCACGAGAATGTGAAGAAGGCGATTGTCGAAGCCTCCGAACTCGACACCCGCCTTGTTATGCGCCCGCTGCGCAACACCGAGCGCGTGCTGGCCAACGATGCGGTGGAACGCCTGCTCGAGAAAGAGAAGGAGCTGGGCGACGCGATCACGATCCAGGACATCCTGCCAGAGGTCGCCGGGGTCTATCCGTCGATCATGATGGAAGGCGAGATGGACAAAGGTGCGTGGAGCTGCGGCATGGTCGCCGGTCTCATCAACGACATTCCGACCTGCCAGGAGCTGATAGACGGGATCATGAGCGAGGCGGATGCGATCCTGGCGCGGATGAACGGTATGGCGCGCGAAAGCGTCACTGCGTAA
- a CDS encoding DUF4402 domain-containing protein, translating to MPAYAQDADSADAQAFLVTPLSFVKQTDLDFGLIIPTNTAGTVVMDSTGAVSTTGGVTQVDGSQIPARFWGFGQFNQRVLINIDANTYLLTRDGGTETMLLDRVTIGSRPPILITTNPRRFRIANPDGFFSFTIAGRLQVGANQEPGVYNGEFTVTLEYE from the coding sequence GTGCCTGCATATGCGCAAGACGCCGATAGTGCGGACGCGCAGGCGTTTCTCGTTACGCCGCTCAGTTTCGTCAAACAGACTGATCTCGATTTCGGGCTGATTATCCCAACCAACACCGCTGGCACTGTGGTGATGGATTCCACCGGTGCCGTGTCCACCACTGGCGGTGTTACTCAGGTGGATGGATCACAGATTCCGGCACGGTTCTGGGGCTTTGGCCAGTTCAATCAGCGCGTGCTGATCAATATCGATGCCAACACCTATCTGCTGACCCGCGATGGCGGGACCGAGACCATGCTGCTGGACCGCGTGACGATTGGCAGTCGCCCGCCAATCCTGATCACCACCAACCCGCGCCGCTTCCGCATCGCCAATCCTGATGGCTTTTTCAGCTTCACGATTGCCGGACGTTTGCAGGTCGGCGCGAACCAGGAACCTGGCGTCTACAACGGCGAGTTCACTGTCACACTCGAATACGAATGA
- a CDS encoding zinc-finger domain-containing protein, giving the protein MNTPPPEVILVDTKRVSCDGSSGIRGGDNYRPAALGHPRIYLEIDEHGYVDCGYCDRRFVLKGGPAEGADHASLPDISEGSDPGHR; this is encoded by the coding sequence ATGAACACACCGCCACCTGAAGTCATCCTGGTCGATACCAAACGCGTCAGCTGCGACGGCTCCAGCGGCATTCGCGGCGGAGATAATTATCGCCCCGCAGCGCTCGGCCACCCGCGCATCTATCTTGAGATCGACGAGCATGGATATGTCGATTGCGGCTATTGTGATCGGCGCTTCGTGCTCAAAGGCGGCCCGGCGGAAGGTGCCGACCATGCCAGCCTGCCTGACATTTCCGAAGGTTCCGACCCCGGTCACCGGTGA
- a CDS encoding DUF4402 domain-containing protein, which yields MRSLSSILRACAKGRFAVCGSFAAALALTPTGAAAQSESASFDARAALIEPLTITKLADLDFGDIIGSSGGTIVLTPDALATCTASAGLVQTNQCQPAVFGGSASFNQRVRIRRPVGNTITLTGPGDDMTVTDITINGSPSLRRVRSNPNWERFRIDTLDGTFIFRVGGTLNVNPNQGPGLYTGTFEIRIDYQ from the coding sequence ATGAGAAGCCTTTCTTCGATCCTGCGCGCCTGCGCCAAGGGACGGTTCGCTGTTTGCGGCTCGTTTGCGGCTGCCCTTGCTCTCACCCCCACGGGTGCGGCTGCGCAATCGGAATCGGCGTCATTTGACGCGCGGGCTGCACTGATCGAGCCGCTCACCATCACCAAGCTCGCCGATCTCGATTTTGGCGACATTATCGGCAGCAGCGGGGGCACGATCGTGCTGACCCCGGATGCGTTGGCGACCTGCACCGCCAGTGCAGGATTGGTGCAGACCAATCAATGTCAGCCAGCCGTTTTCGGCGGGTCAGCGAGTTTCAACCAGCGCGTGCGTATTCGCCGCCCGGTCGGCAACACGATTACGCTCACTGGCCCCGGCGACGACATGACCGTCACCGACATCACGATCAACGGCTCACCAAGCCTCCGGCGCGTCCGGTCGAACCCGAACTGGGAACGGTTCCGTATCGATACATTGGACGGAACATTCATTTTTAGGGTCGGCGGCACGCTCAATGTGAACCCCAATCAGGGACCTGGGTTGTACACGGGTACGTTCGAAATCCGCATCGACTATCAGTGA
- a CDS encoding ABC transporter ATP-binding protein, translating into MADAPAIRIDNLVKRYAAPKGAKGEEAEGKLALGGVSFDVPEGSIFGLLGPNGAGKSTLINILAGLVNKTGGSAEIWGFDIDQQRRNASRAIGIVPQEIVFDPFFTPYEVLENQGGFYGIPAKDRRSEELLAAVRLADKRNAYARTLSGGMKRRLLVAKAMVHSPPILVLDEPTAGVDVELRRQLWELVTEMNREGVTVVLTTHYLEEAEELCDEIAIINHGELIAHKPTRELVEMAREKIVAVTVANDLAQAPSHEAFSKVELAGERGVEVTYDKDKLNAGQVLAILQEQGLTVEDVTTREADLEDVFVQLTGTGA; encoded by the coding sequence ATGGCTGATGCTCCTGCAATTCGGATCGACAATCTCGTCAAACGCTATGCCGCGCCAAAGGGTGCGAAGGGCGAAGAGGCGGAAGGAAAGCTCGCGCTGGGGGGTGTGAGTTTCGACGTGCCCGAAGGTTCGATCTTCGGTCTGCTCGGACCCAATGGCGCTGGCAAATCGACTCTGATCAACATCCTCGCCGGGCTGGTCAACAAGACCGGCGGATCGGCCGAGATCTGGGGTTTCGACATCGATCAGCAGCGCCGCAATGCGAGCCGCGCGATCGGGATCGTGCCGCAGGAAATCGTCTTCGATCCCTTCTTTACGCCCTATGAAGTGCTCGAAAATCAGGGTGGCTTTTATGGCATCCCGGCAAAGGACCGCCGCAGCGAGGAATTGCTCGCCGCCGTACGCCTTGCCGACAAACGCAACGCCTATGCCCGCACGCTCTCGGGCGGAATGAAGCGCCGCCTGCTGGTGGCCAAAGCGATGGTCCATTCGCCGCCGATCCTTGTCCTCGACGAACCGACCGCAGGCGTCGACGTCGAACTGCGCCGCCAGCTGTGGGAACTCGTAACCGAGATGAACCGTGAAGGCGTGACCGTGGTCCTGACCACACACTATCTCGAAGAAGCAGAAGAGTTGTGCGACGAGATTGCCATCATCAATCACGGCGAACTGATCGCGCATAAGCCAACCCGTGAGCTGGTCGAGATGGCGCGTGAAAAGATCGTCGCTGTCACTGTGGCGAATGACTTGGCTCAGGCACCATCGCACGAAGCGTTTTCGAAGGTCGAACTGGCGGGAGAGCGCGGCGTCGAGGTTACCTATGACAAGGACAAGTTGAACGCCGGACAGGTGCTCGCGATCCTGCAGGAGCAGGGTCTCACGGTCGAGGATGTGACAACGCGAGAGGCTGACCTTGAGGACGTGTTTGTGCAGCTGACGGGAACGGGTGCTTAG
- a CDS encoding MBL fold metallo-hydrolase, which translates to MRTTLAACAALSLSGCGFLAFDDKSTSPESSPADIASGIPRAEQPAACATEGAALQVLGSGGPIAEAARAGTSYLLWIDGEPRLLIDAGSGSFLRYAEAGGKLETLDAILVTHLHADHAGDLIDVLNSGGFEGRSEPLVLVGPDAAPRFPGMSAFTQRLLGKEGGAFAYNGGYGDGTENKPELSVREITTAEGSADPIGLDVSNDYSVMAHPVHHGPVPALGYAIEIGDKSFVITGDQSALSERFLADLTGSKPTILFAHHVINGEDGQPRGLHRTPAQIGDLAGALEPGRLVLTHNMDRSLMPIDASLSAIAQSYPGEVSVAMDLDCYAL; encoded by the coding sequence ATGCGTACGACACTTGCAGCATGCGCGGCCCTCAGCCTTTCTGGCTGCGGATTTCTCGCTTTCGACGACAAGAGCACCTCACCCGAAAGCTCGCCTGCTGACATTGCAAGCGGCATTCCACGCGCCGAACAACCAGCCGCCTGCGCCACCGAAGGCGCGGCCCTGCAAGTGCTAGGCAGCGGCGGCCCGATTGCCGAAGCGGCGCGCGCTGGTACTTCCTATCTGTTGTGGATCGACGGCGAGCCGCGCCTCCTCATCGATGCAGGCTCGGGCAGCTTCCTGCGCTATGCCGAGGCTGGCGGTAAGCTCGAAACGCTGGACGCAATTCTGGTGACGCATCTCCACGCAGATCATGCGGGCGATCTGATCGATGTGCTCAATTCGGGCGGGTTCGAAGGGCGCAGTGAGCCGCTCGTCTTAGTCGGCCCCGATGCCGCGCCGCGTTTCCCTGGTATGTCCGCCTTCACGCAGCGCTTGCTTGGCAAAGAGGGCGGTGCGTTCGCCTATAATGGCGGCTATGGAGACGGCACCGAAAACAAGCCGGAATTGTCGGTGCGCGAGATCACCACTGCTGAAGGGTCAGCTGATCCCATCGGCCTGGACGTTTCCAACGATTATTCCGTGATGGCGCATCCGGTGCATCACGGTCCAGTCCCCGCGCTCGGTTACGCCATTGAGATCGGAGACAAGAGCTTTGTTATCACCGGCGATCAAAGCGCGCTGAGCGAGCGGTTCCTTGCCGACCTGACCGGCAGCAAGCCCACGATCCTGTTCGCGCATCACGTGATCAATGGCGAGGACGGCCAGCCGCGCGGGCTGCACCGGACGCCTGCGCAGATCGGCGACTTGGCCGGTGCGCTGGAACCAGGGCGGCTGGTGCTGACCCACAATATGGATCGCTCGCTCATGCCGATCGACGCCAGTCTTTCAGCCATAGCTCAGAGCTACCCGGGCGAAGTCAGTGTAGCGATGGATCTCGATTGCTACGCCTTATGA